A portion of the Pseudoalteromonas luteoviolacea genome contains these proteins:
- a CDS encoding cytochrome c biogenesis protein CcdA, with protein MEHTILGALTTSDINGWQIPAVFLIGLLTSLTPCVYPILPITVATFAQQKHPRIAPLLYCIGFAFIYAGLGFIAATTGSLFGQVASDPLVLLGFANVLLLFAAINKGLVTLPTQYFALKSTSAVPLIMGMISALVAAPCTSPILGALLIFVASAQQPLLGASLLFSFALGMSTLLLLAGTSARLLATLPKSGKWLAHTNNLTALMLLIMAQYFLIQAGKSWL; from the coding sequence ATGGAGCACACAATTTTAGGGGCATTGACCACGTCAGATATCAATGGCTGGCAAATTCCCGCCGTATTTTTGATCGGCCTACTAACCAGTTTAACCCCCTGTGTATACCCTATTTTACCAATTACCGTTGCCACCTTTGCACAGCAAAAGCACCCTCGCATTGCCCCCCTGCTGTACTGTATTGGTTTTGCATTCATTTATGCTGGACTGGGCTTTATTGCAGCCACAACCGGCAGCCTATTTGGTCAAGTAGCAAGTGATCCACTCGTCCTATTAGGATTTGCCAATGTTTTACTGCTTTTTGCTGCCATTAATAAAGGCTTAGTCACATTACCGACTCAGTACTTTGCGCTAAAAAGTACCAGTGCCGTACCCTTGATCATGGGTATGATCAGCGCGTTAGTTGCCGCGCCATGTACCTCACCTATCCTAGGCGCATTATTGATATTTGTTGCTTCCGCACAGCAACCTCTACTCGGTGCCAGTCTGTTATTTAGCTTTGCGCTGGGCATGAGTACATTGCTGCTACTTGCTGGCACCAGTGCAAGACTACTGGCTACCCTCCCTAAATCAGGGAAGTGGCTAGCCCACACTAATAACCTCACCGCACTCATGCTCTTAATCATGGCGCAATATTTTCTTATTCAGGCTGGTAAAAGCTGGCTATAG
- the yidD gene encoding membrane protein insertion efficiency factor YidD has product MKHASKTKSESKRLVDYPLSVIRLFLITLIKAYQKFISPMLGPHCRFNPTCSSYAIQAINLHGIAKGSWLAVKRILKCHPLSAGGDDPVPEKSNQDKQHEK; this is encoded by the coding sequence ATGAAACACGCCTCAAAGACCAAAAGCGAGAGTAAACGATTGGTGGATTATCCGCTTTCGGTAATACGTTTATTTTTGATTACGCTTATTAAAGCCTATCAAAAATTTATCAGTCCAATGCTTGGACCACATTGCCGATTTAATCCAACATGCTCAAGTTATGCAATTCAGGCAATTAATTTACATGGAATTGCAAAAGGGAGTTGGTTAGCGGTTAAACGCATATTAAAATGTCACCCTTTAAGCGCAGGTGGGGATGACCCCGTCCCTGAAAAATCGAATCAAGATAAACAACACGAGAAATAA
- the yidC gene encoding membrane protein insertase YidC, translating to MESQRTFLLIGLLLVSFLLFSEWQEEQAQSKAETSAVTQVATSPSNNDQADIPTSNEADVPVAHTQAIRSVITVTTDVLDVKIDTKGGDIVEAKLLQHAETHGSDIPYLLLGEFEGKQYISQSGLIGLNGPDASSEGRPVYSSEQKSYTLSGDELRVPLTFVDKKGVQFTKTFVFKAGQYDVALEYDVVNATENPVQVQLYTQIKRTAQDKDSIMTQTYLGAAYGTQDEPYEKYAFDDMAKANLNENTLGGYVSFIQHYFVSAWVPQQDVNNTIYSSLRNNQGIIGTKGEPVNIQANSEAKLSAIYYMGPKDTDALEAIHEDLDLTVDYGWLFFISQPLLVLLKFLYGILGNWGLAIIGITVIVKTILYPLTKAQYTSMAKMRALQPKMQQLKERYGDDRQKFGQAMMEMYRKEKVNPMGGCFPLLLQMPIFLALFYVFLESTELRHAEFGLWLTDLSAMDPYYVLPILFGASMFLTQKLQPMTITDPMQQKMMTYMPVAFSIFFIWFPSGLVLYWLVSNIISIAQMLIIYRGMEKKGIKVRD from the coding sequence ATGGAATCGCAACGCACGTTTTTATTGATCGGATTGCTTTTAGTCTCTTTTTTGCTATTCAGTGAATGGCAAGAAGAGCAAGCTCAAAGCAAAGCCGAGACCAGTGCTGTCACACAAGTGGCCACTTCACCTTCAAATAACGACCAAGCGGATATTCCGACTTCTAACGAAGCGGACGTACCGGTTGCGCACACTCAAGCAATCCGTTCTGTTATTACAGTAACAACGGATGTACTTGATGTTAAAATCGATACAAAAGGTGGTGATATTGTTGAAGCCAAACTACTTCAACATGCTGAAACGCATGGTAGCGATATACCTTACTTACTACTTGGTGAATTTGAAGGGAAGCAATATATTTCACAAAGTGGACTGATCGGCCTAAATGGTCCAGATGCATCAAGTGAAGGTCGCCCTGTTTATTCAAGCGAACAAAAGTCATATACCCTATCAGGTGATGAACTGCGTGTACCGCTGACGTTTGTTGACAAAAAAGGCGTTCAATTTACAAAAACATTTGTATTCAAAGCAGGTCAATATGACGTTGCGCTAGAATATGATGTAGTCAACGCAACAGAAAACCCTGTCCAAGTTCAACTGTACACGCAAATTAAGCGTACAGCACAAGACAAAGACAGCATCATGACACAAACGTATTTAGGTGCGGCTTATGGTACACAAGATGAGCCATATGAAAAGTACGCATTTGACGATATGGCCAAAGCGAATCTAAACGAAAATACATTGGGTGGCTATGTGTCATTTATCCAGCATTACTTCGTGAGTGCTTGGGTCCCACAACAAGACGTCAACAATACGATTTACAGCTCACTGAGAAACAATCAAGGCATCATTGGTACTAAAGGCGAGCCAGTTAATATTCAGGCTAACTCTGAAGCAAAGTTATCGGCCATTTATTATATGGGTCCTAAAGATACCGATGCACTAGAAGCTATCCACGAAGACTTGGATCTGACGGTGGATTATGGTTGGTTATTCTTTATTTCTCAGCCTCTACTTGTATTACTGAAGTTCTTATACGGTATTTTAGGCAACTGGGGTCTAGCCATCATCGGTATTACCGTGATCGTGAAAACTATCCTTTACCCACTGACAAAAGCACAGTACACGTCTATGGCAAAAATGCGTGCACTACAGCCGAAAATGCAGCAATTAAAAGAACGCTATGGTGATGACCGTCAGAAGTTTGGTCAAGCCATGATGGAAATGTACCGCAAAGAAAAAGTGAACCCTATGGGTGGCTGTTTCCCACTGTTACTGCAAATGCCAATTTTCCTAGCGTTGTTCTATGTATTCTTAGAGTCGACAGAGCTACGCCACGCGGAGTTTGGTTTGTGGCTTACTGACTTATCCGCGATGGACCCATACTACGTGCTACCGATTCTATTTGGTGCGAGTATGTTCCTAACGCAAAAACTACAGCCAATGACTATCACAGATCCGATGCAACAGAAAATGATGACATATATGCCAGTCGCATTTTCTATTTTCTTCATCTGGTTCCCATCAGGTCTAGTACTTTACTGGTTAGTATCAAATATTATCTCTATTGCACAGATGCTTATCATCTACCGAGGTATGGAGAAAAAAGGTATTAAAGTACGCGACTAA
- a CDS encoding TlpA family protein disulfide reductase: MKSLAPLFILLGVHTNIYANTYPPLLANTLDGQAISSQGQVTYLKFWATWCAYCIEEMPLLDQSYQQANTGYQVISVNIGFNQNKRSITNYLKKNGYRFPTVFDSDGNITRQYAVLGTPQHILLDGSGNELYRSALFTDELASKLTELQGIK; this comes from the coding sequence ATGAAGTCTTTAGCACCTCTATTCATCTTACTCGGTGTACATACCAACATTTACGCCAACACCTACCCGCCTTTGTTAGCTAATACGCTAGATGGACAAGCGATTTCAAGCCAAGGTCAGGTGACTTATTTGAAGTTTTGGGCCACTTGGTGCGCCTACTGTATTGAAGAAATGCCATTACTCGATCAGAGCTATCAACAAGCTAATACGGGGTATCAAGTTATTTCCGTCAATATTGGATTTAATCAAAACAAACGCAGTATCACGAATTACCTGAAAAAAAATGGCTACCGCTTTCCTACCGTCTTTGACAGCGACGGTAATATCACACGCCAATATGCGGTATTGGGCACGCCGCAACATATTTTATTAGATGGCTCAGGCAATGAGCTTTATCGCAGTGCCCTATTTACTGATGAAT